A single window of Sphingobacteriales bacterium DNA harbors:
- a CDS encoding acyl-CoA dehydrogenase family protein, with translation MSAGATTKNLLKGGEFLVKETDFNDVFTPQDVSEEQQAIRQAAVDFLDAEVLKHPHLANEVDLELTKTLLEKIGELGLLGLAIPEEYGGMGQDYNTNSIVVEAMAKARSFTLSWGAHVGIGSLPIVYFGNEEQKQKYLPKLASGELKACYCLTEPGSGSDALGAKTRADLNAEGTHYILNGQKMWITNSGFADVFIVFAQIDGDKFTGFIVEKDMPGLSLGAEEKKMGIKGSSTRLVFLENVKVPKENLLGEIGKGHLIAFNILNIGRHKLGIGSVGGAKEVLGHAARYAMERQQFKTPIGKFGAIQYKIAEMAIQIYASESACYRAGDSIDNMEKELINQGKPFQEAILGAADEYSIECAFLKVHGSEVLDYCVDEAVQVHGGMGFSEETDVCGAYRDARINRIFEGTNEINRLLTVDMLIRRAMGGKIDLMTPAMAIQKELMSVPDFSSDDDENILSNEIKAVKNAKKAVLLTAGAAVQKLMQKLKHEQEILMNIADMILEVYAMESSLLRLQKSIAKNGEAACELEIAIVKTYISDAMEKINIHGKHALQSFADGDELRIMLMGLKRYTKSDIYNTKVARRKIADKVLEEGRYCF, from the coding sequence ATGAGCGCAGGAGCAACAACAAAAAACTTACTAAAAGGTGGAGAGTTTCTAGTAAAAGAAACAGACTTCAATGATGTGTTTACACCTCAAGATGTTTCTGAAGAGCAACAAGCAATCAGACAAGCAGCTGTAGATTTTCTAGATGCTGAAGTTTTAAAACATCCACATTTAGCCAATGAAGTAGATTTAGAATTAACTAAAACACTACTAGAAAAAATTGGAGAATTAGGACTTTTAGGCTTAGCTATTCCAGAAGAATATGGTGGCATGGGTCAAGATTATAATACAAATTCTATAGTAGTAGAAGCTATGGCAAAAGCACGTTCATTTACACTTTCATGGGGTGCGCATGTTGGTATTGGTTCATTGCCAATCGTATATTTCGGAAACGAAGAACAAAAACAAAAATATCTACCAAAATTAGCATCAGGAGAATTAAAAGCATGTTATTGTTTAACTGAGCCAGGAAGTGGTTCTGATGCATTAGGTGCAAAAACACGTGCAGACTTAAATGCAGAAGGCACTCATTATATACTTAATGGACAAAAAATGTGGATCACAAATTCTGGTTTCGCAGATGTTTTCATCGTATTTGCACAAATAGATGGCGATAAATTCACAGGATTTATTGTAGAAAAAGATATGCCAGGCTTATCATTAGGTGCCGAAGAAAAGAAAATGGGTATCAAAGGTTCTTCAACAAGATTAGTATTCTTAGAGAATGTAAAGGTTCCCAAAGAAAACTTATTAGGAGAAATAGGCAAAGGACATTTAATAGCATTCAATATCTTAAATATTGGACGTCATAAATTAGGAATTGGCTCAGTAGGTGGCGCAAAAGAAGTATTGGGACACGCAGCAAGATATGCAATGGAACGTCAACAATTTAAAACACCAATTGGAAAGTTTGGAGCTATTCAATATAAAATTGCAGAAATGGCAATCCAAATATATGCATCAGAAAGTGCTTGTTATAGAGCAGGAGACTCGATTGATAATATGGAAAAAGAACTAATCAATCAAGGAAAACCATTTCAAGAAGCAATACTTGGTGCAGCAGATGAGTATTCAATCGAATGTGCTTTCTTAAAAGTACATGGCTCAGAAGTATTAGATTATTGCGTAGACGAGGCAGTACAAGTACATGGTGGAATGGGCTTCTCAGAAGAAACTGATGTTTGTGGCGCATATAGAGATGCACGTATCAATAGAATATTTGAAGGTACTAACGAAATCAATAGACTATTAACTGTTGATATGCTGATAAGAAGAGCAATGGGCGGAAAAATTGACTTAATGACACCAGCAATGGCAATACAAAAAGAGTTGATGAGTGTTCCAGATTTCTCTTCAGATGATGATGAAAATATTTTATCAAATGAAATTAAAGCTGTAAAAAATGCTAAAAAAGCAGTATTACTAACAGCAGGTGCAGCAGTTCAGAAATTAATGCAAAAATTAAAACATGAACAAGAAATTTTAATGAATATTGCAGATATGATTTTAGAAGTATATGCAATGGAATCATCGTTATTACGTCTACAAAAATCAATTGCAAAAAATGGCGAAGCAGCATGCGAATTAGAAATTGCTATTGTAAAAACATACATTAGTGATGCTATGGAGAAAATAAACATACATGGCAAACACGCATTGCAATCTTTTGCAGATGGTGATGAATTGAGAATTATGTTGATGGGATTAAAAAGATATACAAAATCTGATATCTACAATACAAAAGTAGCAAGAAGAAAAATTGCAGATAAGGTATTAGAAGAAGGAAGATATTGTTTCTAA
- a CDS encoding glycosyltransferase, with the protein MMKKNILFLTTQLPFPPHSGGIIKSYRTALHLSQKHHVDIACLLKDNNEIYLEQIKHEIPYQEIFYAKADIPRTAKNIVIANSKLKPISFYRNYSKELQKILDNVWQKYDVIFVDHVDMFQYIPKQYFSKTIIHQHNAEFKMWKRAAAVEKNLIKKLILQIQATLLQRLEIQYCNETKAILASPNDELELKNNGVQNNNFHTTYHLGDDNLIDEPALHFDKNNFQLLYIGTLTWEANIDGLLWFFDEIWDKLKAQIPQITFNIIGKNPDKRIVEKVKNIKEVKLLGFVDDVEPYFKQAKCFIVPLRFGSGIKVKVISAMYRGIPCVTTSIGTEGLKAENKKHIFIADDATIFAEDIITLMNDEQVWNTLAIESRKIAIQEYSWSSVFEIIDNLIATY; encoded by the coding sequence ATGATGAAGAAGAATATTCTATTTCTAACCACGCAACTTCCATTTCCGCCACACAGTGGAGGCATCATCAAATCATATAGAACAGCATTGCACTTATCACAAAAACACCATGTAGATATAGCATGTTTACTAAAAGACAATAATGAAATTTATTTAGAACAAATAAAGCACGAAATACCATATCAAGAAATATTTTATGCTAAGGCAGATATTCCAAGAACAGCAAAAAATATTGTAATAGCAAATAGCAAATTGAAGCCAATTTCATTTTACAGAAATTACAGTAAAGAATTGCAAAAAATATTAGATAATGTTTGGCAGAAATATGATGTCATTTTTGTAGATCATGTAGATATGTTTCAATACATTCCAAAGCAATATTTTTCAAAAACAATTATTCATCAGCACAATGCAGAATTTAAGATGTGGAAGCGTGCAGCAGCAGTCGAGAAAAATCTAATCAAGAAACTTATTCTACAAATACAAGCTACATTATTACAAAGATTAGAAATACAATATTGTAATGAAACAAAAGCCATTTTAGCTTCGCCAAATGATGAACTTGAGCTAAAGAATAATGGCGTTCAAAATAATAATTTTCATACCACATACCATCTTGGCGACGATAACTTGATAGATGAGCCAGCATTGCATTTCGATAAAAATAATTTTCAGTTGTTGTATATTGGCACACTAACTTGGGAAGCAAATATTGATGGCTTGCTTTGGTTTTTCGATGAAATTTGGGATAAACTAAAAGCACAAATACCACAAATTACTTTCAATATTATTGGCAAAAATCCAGATAAACGAATTGTAGAAAAAGTAAAAAATATTAAAGAAGTAAAATTACTAGGTTTTGTAGATGATGTTGAGCCATACTTCAAGCAAGCAAAATGTTTTATTGTCCCATTACGTTTCGGAAGTGGCATAAAAGTAAAAGTTATTTCAGCTATGTATCGTGGCATTCCATGTGTTACAACATCAATAGGTACCGAAGGCTTAAAAGCAGAAAACAAAAAACATATTTTTATTGCAGATGATGCAACAATCTTTGCTGAGGATATTATTACATTGATGAATGACGAACAAGTATGGAATACATTAGCAATAGAAAGTAGAAAAATAGCAATTCAAGAATATAGTTGGAGTTCAGTTTTTGAAATAATAGATAATTTGATAGCTACTTATTAA
- the lpxK gene encoding tetraacyldisaccharide 4'-kinase produces MIVNSIKYIISRIYLLIIYIRYWLYKSSFLGSTHFSLPVICIGNLSVGGTGKTPMVAYLIELLQQEYKIGVISRGYKRKTSGFVKVKTTHQSEDVGDEPLLLKLKYPYTEVTVGEQRIYAIPQLLSFAPDVQTIIMDDGFQHLSVKAQLNILLTTYQNPFWNDKILPLGSLREPIQAKDRADIIIVSNCKPTIANDEMLQLEQKINPTPHQKVFFSYIQYNTIYALFHNHSIPDEQLILITGIANSASIYSHLNSIHNIQHYEYNDHHHYTINDFEEILAEEKSKNWITTEKDAVKFLPHKAWFEAKQINIWVQPIQIKIKSRNSQTFEQTIKAYLDYYFTNKY; encoded by the coding sequence ATGATTGTAAATAGCATAAAATATATCATTTCCAGAATATATTTACTAATCATCTACATTAGATATTGGTTGTATAAATCTTCTTTTTTAGGAAGCACACACTTTAGTTTGCCTGTTATTTGTATAGGAAACTTGAGTGTAGGTGGCACAGGCAAAACACCAATGGTAGCTTACCTAATTGAATTACTACAACAAGAATACAAAATTGGTGTCATTAGCAGAGGATACAAAAGGAAAACTTCAGGTTTTGTAAAAGTAAAAACAACACACCAATCAGAAGATGTAGGCGATGAGCCACTTTTACTAAAATTAAAATATCCATACACAGAAGTAACTGTAGGCGAGCAAAGAATATATGCTATACCACAATTACTTTCATTTGCACCAGATGTACAAACAATTATTATGGATGATGGTTTCCAACATTTGAGTGTAAAAGCACAGTTAAATATTCTACTAACAACATACCAAAATCCATTTTGGAATGATAAGATTTTACCACTTGGCTCTTTGCGTGAGCCAATTCAGGCAAAAGATAGAGCAGACATTATTATTGTAAGTAATTGTAAGCCAACAATTGCAAATGATGAAATGTTGCAGCTAGAACAAAAAATAAATCCAACACCACATCAAAAAGTATTCTTTTCGTACATACAGTACAATACCATTTATGCGCTTTTTCACAATCATTCAATTCCAGACGAGCAACTGATATTAATCACAGGCATTGCCAACTCAGCTAGTATATATAGTCATCTAAACTCAATTCACAATATTCAACATTACGAATACAACGACCATCATCATTATACTATAAATGATTTTGAAGAAATATTGGCAGAAGAAAAATCTAAAAATTGGATTACCACAGAAAAAGATGCTGTCAAGTTTTTGCCACACAAAGCTTGGTTCGAGGCAAAACAAATTAATATTTGGGTGCAACCTATTCAAATAAAAATAAAATCTAGAAATAGTCAAACATTTGAGCAAACTATCAAAGCTTATTTAGATTATTATTTTACAAATAAATATTAA